A stretch of Ipomoea triloba cultivar NCNSP0323 chromosome 13, ASM357664v1 DNA encodes these proteins:
- the LOC116002356 gene encoding pentatricopeptide repeat-containing protein At1g08070, chloroplastic-like: protein MKPSLNAAYRSWANLSDLELPKLRLTTHLIKSLKNHTQAVQSKNRMIIPHAPFNQSTFTKLLDTSLPTRGFGFSALLFTQFSHLIDVEHCNCIIRRYTDSGKHLYSVFVYTQMHRLDIRPNNSTFPSVLKSAAQICYGRFGESVHCSVTTMGFGSDLYASTSLVHMYCVCGQPSLARMLFDEMPQRNVVSWNSLISGYLHCGKFREAIHVFREMQGSEIEPGEMTMASVLSACAHLGALDQGKSVHDYIINKGLMLNVYVGTALIDMYAKCGDIDEGERVFEAMQAKNVQTWNVLISGYAMNGRGEAALLTFNRMIVENFKPDVVTFLGVLCACCHQGQRLSIMGAWLIYLAVVDSWMTLXMYCVCGQPSLARMLFDEMPQRNVVSWNSLISGYLHCGKFREAIHVFREMQGSEIEPGEMTMASVLSACAHLGALDQGKSVHDYIINKGLMLNVYVGTALIDMYAKCGDIDEGERVFEAMQAKNVQTWNVLISGYAMNGRGEAALLTFNRMIVENFKPDVVTFLGVLCACCHQGFVEEGRKLFSRMRNEFGLQPKIEHYGCMVDLLGRGGFLDDAMEMIRSMNLKPDPVIWRALLVACRFHGRAELGEFAFQKLVELEPRNADNYVLLSNVYVHDKKWAEVGELRKLMDRRGIRKVPGCSSIEIENVMYVFKASDSIGPGYVDVHNMLGEMKEKLKFAGYAAETGMVLYDVEEEEKEHNLIYHSEKLALAFGLLNSSSTTLRIMKNLRICQDCHHFFKLVSAVYRRNIIVRDRYRFHHFTGGICSXEHYGCMVDLLGRGGFLDDAMEMIRSMNLKPDPVIWRALLVACRFHGRAELGEFAFQKLVELEPRNADNYVLLSNVYVHDKKWAEVGELRKLMDRRGIRKVPGCSSIEIENVMYVFKASDSIGPGYVDVHNMLGEMKEKLKFAGYAAETGMVLYDVEEEEKEHNLIYHSEKLALAFGLLNSSSTTLRIMKNLRICQDCHHFFKLVSAVYRRNIIVRDRYRFHHFTGGICSCKDYW from the exons ATTTGATAAAATCACTCAAAAACCACACCCAAGCAGTCCAAAGTAAGAACCGGATGATAATCCCACACGCACCCTTTAACCAGTCCACCTTTACGAAACTTCTCGACACTTCTTTGCCAACGCGTGGTTTTGGTTTTTCTGCCCTTCTCTTTACGCAGTTCAGTCATCTCATTGATGTGGAGCACTGTAACTGCATCATCAGAAGATATACAGATTCTGGAAAGCATTTGTATTCAGTTTTCGTGTATACCCAGATGCACAGACTCGACATTCGACCCAATAACTCAACTTTTCCGAGCGTTCTCAAGTCTGCAGCTCAAATTTGTTACGGGAGGTTTGGGGAATCGGTACATTGCAGTGTAACCACAATGGGTTTTGGTTCGGATTTGTATGCCAGCACTTCTCTTGTGCACATGTACTGTGTTTGCGGACAACCCAGCCTAGCTCGCATgttgttcgatgaaatgcctcaaagAAATGTTGTTTCTTGGAATTCTTTGATTTCTGGTTATTTGCATTGTGGGAAGTTCAGGGAGGCAATTCATGTCTTTCGAGAAATGCAGGGTAGTGAAATTGAGCCAGGCGAGATGACTATGGCTAGTGTTTTGTCAGCTTGTGCTCATCTGGGGGCTTTGGATCAAGGGAAGTCAGTTCATGATTACATAATCAATAAAGGTTTGATGTTGAATGTTTATGTTGGCACTGCACTTATTGACATGTATGCTAAATGTGGTGACATTGATGAGGGTGAGAGGGTTTTCGAGGCAATGCAGGCGAAAAATGTGCAAACGTGGAATGTTTTGATCTCGGGATATGCCATGAATGGACGAGGTGAGGCTGCGCTGCTCACTTTCAACAGGATGATCGTGGAAAATTTCAAGCCTGATGTGGTCACTTTCTTGGGAGTTTTGTGTGCTTGTTGTCACCAAGG CCAAAGATTGAGCATTATGGGTGCATGGTTGATCTACTTGGCCGTGGTGGATTCTTGGATGACGCTATNCATGTACTGTGTTTGCGGACAACCCAGCCTAGCTCGCATgttgttcgatgaaatgcctcaaagAAATGTTGTTTCTTGGAATTCTTTGATTTCTGGTTATTTGCATTGTGGGAAGTTCAGGGAGGCAATTCATGTCTTTCGAGAAATGCAGGGTAGTGAAATTGAGCCAGGCGAGATGACTATGGCTAGTGTTTTGTCAGCTTGTGCTCATCTGGGGGCTTTGGATCAAGGGAAGTCAGTTCATGATTACATAATCAATAAAGGTTTGATGTTGAATGTTTATGTTGGCACTGCACTTATTGACATGTATGCTAAATGTGGTGACATTGATGAGGGTGAGAGGGTTTTCGAGGCAATGCAGGCGAAAAATGTGCAAACGTGGAATGTTTTGATCTCGGGATATGCCATGAATGGACGAGGTGAGGCTGCGCTGCTCACTTTCAACAGGATGATCGTGGAAAATTTCAAGCCTGATGTGGTCACTTTCTTGGGAGTTTTGTGTGCTTGTTGTCACCAAGGGTTTGTTGAAGAAGGAAGGAAGCTTTTCTCAAGAATGAGAAACGAATTTGGTTTGCAGCCAAAGATTGAGCATTATGGGTGCATG GTTGATCTACTTGGCCGTGGTGGATTCTTGGATGACGCTATGGAGATGATTCGTTCTATGAATCTGAAGCCGGACCCTGTTATATGGAGGGCACTACTTGTAGCTTGCAGATTTCATGGACGTGCAGAGTTAGGTGAATTCGCTTTCCAGAAACTCGTTGAGCTGGAACCCCGGAATGCAGATAATTATGTGTTGCTGTCAAATGTTTATGTTCATGATAAGAAGTGGGCGGAAGTTGGGGAATTAAGGAAACTGATGGATAGGAGAGGAATCAGAAAGGTCCCCGGTTGCAGCTCAATCGAAATCGAGAATGTGATGTATGTGTTTAAGGCATCAGATTCAATTGGACCGGGATATGTGGATGTTCATAATATGTTGGGTGAAATGAAAGAAAAGTTGAAATTTGCTGGGTATGCAGCAGAAACAGGGATGGTTTTGTACGATGTTGAGGAAGAGGAAAAGGAGCATAATCTGATATATCATAGCGAGAAGCTTGCACTAGCATTCGGGCTTCTGAATTCATCGAGTACGACTTTAAGGATAATGAAAAATTTAAGGATTTGCCAAGACTGCCATCACTTCTTTAAGCTTGTTTCTGCAGTTTATAGAAGGAACATTATTGTGAGAGACAGATATCGCTTTCACCATTTTACTGGGGGTATCTGTTCTT ANGAGCATTATGGGTGCATGGTTGATCTACTTGGCCGTGGTGGATTCTTGGATGACGCTATGGAGATGATTCGTTCTATGAATCTGAAGCCGGACCCTGTTATATGGAGGGCACTACTTGTAGCTTGCAGATTTCATGGACGTGCAGAGTTAGGTGAATTCGCTTTCCAGAAACTCGTTGAGCTGGAACCCCGGAATGCAGATAATTATGTGTTGCTGTCAAATGTTTATGTTCATGATAAGAAGTGGGCGGAAGTTGGGGAATTAAGGAAACTGATGGATAGGAGAGGAATCAGAAAGGTCCCCGGTTGCAGCTCAATCGAAATCGAGAATGTGATGTATGTGTTTAAGGCATCAGATTCAATTGGACCGGGATATGTGGATGTTCATAATATGTTGGGTGAAATGAAAGAAAAGTTGAAATTTGCTGGGTATGCAGCAGAAACAGGGATGGTTTTGTACGATGTTGAGGAAGAGGAAAAGGAGCATAATCTGATATATCATAGCGAGAAGCTTGCACTAGCATTCGGGCTTCTGAATTCATCGAGTACGACTTTAAGGATAATGAAAAATTTAAGGATTTGCCAAGACTGCCATCACTTCTTTAAGCTTGTTTCTGCAGTTTATAGAAGGAACATTATTGTGAGAGACAGATATCGCTTTCACCATTTTACTGGGGGTATCTGTTCTTGTAAAGATTATTGGTAG
- the LOC116002887 gene encoding uncharacterized protein LOC116002887 translates to MLTSQAMVLATAMAVSGTVVLLACRLQRSSIHLPETTPIPLLRPCISSEGKRKNERKKKKRVRFAKDVVEPSGNNEEYRRLHCNNVQKSSCTIKKSGKLQEIPPNRIALYTAILKERGVSRVGYSY, encoded by the exons ATGTTGACTTCTCAAGCAATGGTTTTAGCGACGGCCATGGCGGTTTCCGGCACGGTGGTCCTCCTCGCCTGCCGCCTCCAGAGGTCGTCTATTCATCTGCCGGAAACCACCCCAATTCCTCTCCTTCGTCCTTGCATCTCTTCAG AAGGTAAGAGGAAGAatgagagaaagaagaagaagagggtgCGTTTTGCAAAAGATGTTGTGGAGCCAAGTGGGAATAACGAAGAATACAGGAGGCTACACTGCAATAATGTCCAAAAGTCATCATGTACAATAAAGAAGAGTGGAAAATTGCAAGAAATCCCACCCAATAGAATCGCTCTTTACACCGCCATTCTCAAGGAAAGAGGCGTCAGCCGTGTGGGCTATTCCTATTGA
- the LOC116001947 gene encoding 2-oxoglutarate dehydrogenase, mitochondrial-like — protein sequence MVWFRAGSNVAKLALRRALSHGGSHVPGTRILPSQSRYFQTTVVRSKAQSAPVPRPVPLSKLTDSFLDGTSSVYLEELQRAWEQDPSSVDESWDNFFRNFVGQATTSPGISGQTIQESMRLLLLVRAYQVNGHMKAKLDPLDLEEREIPEDLDPACYGFTEADLDREFFLGVWRMSGFLSENRPVQTLRSILTRLEQAYCGRIGFEFMHIPDREKCNWLRERLETPTPMEYNRQRREVILDRLMWSTQFENFLATKWVAAKRFGLEGCETLIPGMKEMFDRAADLGVESIVIGMSHRGRLNVLGNVVRKPLRQIFNEFSGGTKPVNDAGYVGTGDVKYHLGTSYDRPTRGGKRIHLSLVANPSHLEAVDPVVIGKTRAKQYYNNDVDRTKNMGILIHGDGSFAGQGVVYETLHLSALPNYSVGGTIHIVVNNQVAFTTDPSSGRSSQYCTDVAKALDAPIFHVNGDDVEAVVHACELAAEWRQTFHSDVVVDIVCYRRFGHNEIDEPSFTQPKMYQVIKNHPSSMEIYQKKLLESGHVTKEEIEKIQNKINTILNEEFVASKDYVPQKRDWLSAFWLGFKSPEQLSRIRNTGVKPEILTNVGKAITTLPESFKPHRAIKRIFDERRKMIETGEGIDWAVAEALAFATLLVEGNHVRLSGQDVERGTFSHRHAVLHDQETGEQYCPLDHIMKDQNEEMFTVSNSSLSEFGVLGFELGYSMENPNSLILWEAQFGDFANGAEVIFDQFLSSGEAKWLRQTGLVVLLPHGYDGQGPEHSSARLERFLQMSADNPYVIPEMDPTLRKQIQECNWQVVNVTTPANYFHVLRRQIHRDFRKPLIVMAPKSLLRHKECKSNLSEFDDVQGHPGFDKQGTRFKRLIKDQNYHSDREEGIRRLVLCSGKIYYELDEERRKVDGKDVAICRVEQLCPFPYDLVQRELKRYPNAEIVWCQEEPMNMGAFHYVAPRLCTAMKAVGRGNMDDIKYVGRLSSASTATGFLQVHIKEQAGLVQKALQPNPIDFP from the exons ATGGTGTGGTTTAGAGCTGGATCTAATGTGGCAAAGCTTGCCCTTAGGAGAGCTTTGTCACATGGTGGGTCACATGTCCCTGGAACTCGTATTCTCCCTTCTCAAAGTCGGTACTTTCAGACCACAGTTGTTCGGTCCAAGGCACAATCTGCCCCTGTGCCACGGCCTGTGCCACTTTCTAAGCTGACGGATAGTTTCTTAGATGGGACAAGTAGTGTGTACCTTGAGGAGCTTCAGCGGGCATGGGAACAAGACCCAAGTAGTGTTGATGAGTCATGGGATAATTTCTTCAGGAATTTTGTTGGCCAGGCAACTACATCTCCAGGGATCTCTGGCCAAACAATTCAGGAAAGCATGCGGCTCTTGTTGCTTGTAAGGGCTTATCAGGTCAATGGTCACATGAAAGCCAAGCTGGACCCTTTGGAtttagaagagagagagattcCTGAAGATTTGGACCCTGCTTGTTATGGATTTACTGAAGCTGATCTTGATCGTGAGTTCTTCCTTGGTGTTTGGAGAATGTCTGGTTTCTTGTCCGAGAACCGTCCAGTGCAGACCTTGAGATCAATTTTGACCCGACTTGAGCAGGCTTACTGTGGAAGAATTGGTTTTGAGTTTATGCACATTCCTGATCGGGAAAAATGTAATTGGTTGAGGGAGCGGCTCGAAACACCAACACCTATGGAATACAACCGCCAGAGGCGTGAGGTTATTCTTGACCGGTTGATGTGGAGCACTCAGTTTGAGAACTTCTTGGCCACCAAATGGGTGGCTGCCAAGAGATTTGGGCTGGAAGGCTGTGAAACCTTGATTCCTGGTATGAAGGAAATGTTTGACAGGGCAGCTGATCTAGGAGTGGAGAGTATAGTTATAGGTATGTCTCACAGAGGAAGACTAAATGTTCTGGGTAATGTTGTCCGTAAGCCTCTCCGGCAGATTTTTAATGAATTTAGTGGCGGTACAAAACCTGTGAATGATGCTGGTTATGTGGGAACTGGTGATGTGAAGTACCACTTAGGCACATCGTATGATCGGCCAACTCGAGGAGGGAAGAGAATTCATCTTTCACTGGTTGCAAATCCAAGTCATTTGGAAGCTGTGGACCCAGTTGTGATTGGGAAAACTAGAGcaaaacaatattataataatgatgtGGATAGGACAAAGAATATGGGTATTCTGATTCATGGTGATGGTAGCTTTGCAGGGCAAGGAGTTGTTTATGAAACGTTGCATCTTAGCGCTCTTCCAAACTACAGTGTTGGTGGCACCATACACATTGTAGTTAACAATCAAGTGGCCTTCACTACTGATCCAAGCTCTGGAAGATCTTCTCAGTATTGTACTGATGTTGCCAAGGCCTTGGATGCTCCAATTTTCCATGTCAATGGTGATGATGTTGAAGCTGTTGTACATGCCTGTGAGCTTGCTGCAGAGTGGCGCCAGACATTCCACTCAGATGTTGTGGTCGATATAGTTTGTTATCGTCGATTTGGACATAATGAAATTGATGAACCATCCTTTACTCAACCCAAAATGTATCAG GTCATCAAGAATCATCCTTCTTCGATGGAGATCTATCAGAAGAAACTTTTGGAATCTGGTCATGTTACAAAAGAAGAGATTGAGAAGATACAGAATAAAATCAATACTATACTTAATGAAGAGTTTGTTGCTAGCAAAGACTATGTTCCTCAAAAACGAGACTGGCTCTCAGCATTTTGGTTAGGATTCAAGTCTCCTGAACAGCTTTCCCGAATCAGAAATACTGG TGTCAAGCCAGAGATTTTGACAAATGTTGGCAAAGCAATCACAACCCTTCCAGAAAGTTTTAAGCCTCACAGAgcaataaaaagaatttttgaTGAGCGCCGAAAGATGATTGAGACTGGTGAGGGCATTGACTGGGCAGTAGCAGAAGCACTTGCATTTGCAACATTGCTCGTGGAAGGTAATCATGTCAGGTTGAGTGGTCAGGACGTTGAAAGGGGTACTTTCAGTCACAGACATGCTGTTCTCCACGATCAGGAGACAGGAGAGCAGTATTGTCCTCTGGATCACATTATGAAGGATCAAAATGAAGAAATGTTTACTGTCAGCAACAG CTCTCTTTCAGAGTTTGGTGTTCTAGGATTTGAATTAGGTTATTCAATGGAAAATCCAAATTCACTTATACTTTGGGAAGCCCAATTTGGTGATTTTGCCAATGGAGCCGAGGTGATATTTGACCAGTTCTTGAGCAGTGGGGAGGCCAAGTGGTTGCGCCAGACTGGTTTAGTTGTGCTTCTACCTCATGGCTATGATGGCCAGGGTCCTGAACATTCGAGTGCACGCCTGGAGCGTTTTCTTCAG ATGAGTGCTGATAACCCCTATGTTATCCCTGAGATGGACCCAACTCTTCGAAAACAGATTCAAGAATGCAATTGGCAGGTGGTGAATGTAACTACTCCTGCAAATTATTTCCATGTACTCCGACGACAA ATCCACAGGGATTTCCGTAAACCTCTTATTGTGATGGCACCAAAGAGTTTGCTTCGCCACAAGGAATGCAAGTCAAACCTATCTGAGTTTGATGATGTCCAAGGCCACCCCGGTTTTGATAAACAAGGCACCAGGTTTAAGCGCCTCATAAAAGATCAGAATTATCATTCGGATCGCGAAGAGGGTATTAGACGCTTGGTTCTTTGCTCAGGAAAG ATCTATTACGAGCTTGATGAAGAGAGGAGAAAGGTCGATGGCAAGGATGTTGCTATCTGTAGGGTGGAACAGCTCTGTCCTTTCCCGTACGACCTTGTCCAGCGTGAATTGAAACGCTATCCAA ATGCGGAGATTGTCTGGTGCCAGGAAGAGCCCATGAACATGGGCGCATTCCATTACGTTGCACCTCGCCTTTGTACTGCAATGAAGGCGGTTGGGAGGGGCAACATGGACGACATCAAATATGTCGGCCGTCTCTCTTCAGCTTCAACCGCTACTGGTTTCCTACAGGTTCACATCAAAGAACAGGCCGGGCTCGTCCAGAAAGCCTTGCAGCCAAACCCAATTGACTTCCCGTGA
- the LOC116002678 gene encoding heme oxygenase 1, chloroplastic-like codes for MASIAPLSKSQPFLENTQFTGLKRPQAPIFSVPIGRNQQSSRLSLRKSKMVVASSTTAAERPKKRYPGEAKGFVEEMRFVAMKLHTRDQAKEGEKEPEGQPMAKWEPSVEGYLKFLVDSKFVYDTLEKIVEKAPFPEYAEFRNTGLERSERLAKDLEWFRQQGHAIPEPSEPGLNYARILEELSQNDPQAFLCHFYNIYFAHSAGGRMIGRKVAEKILNKKELEFYKWDGDLSQLLQNVREKLNKVADSWTREQKDHCLEETEKSFKLSGDILRLILSS; via the exons ATGGCTTCTATAGCACCCTTGTCCAAGTCCCAGCCTTTTCTTGAAAACACCCAATTTACAGGGCTCAAGAGGCCTCAAGCTCCGATTTTCTCGGTGCCCATTGGGAGGAATCAGCAAAGTTCAAGGCTTTCCTTGAGAAAATCCAAGATGGTGGTGGCTTCATCTACAACTGCTGCAGAGAGGCCCAAGAAGAGGTACCCTGGGGAGGCTAAGGGGTTTGTGGAGGAGATGAGGTTTGTGGCTATGAAACTGCATACTAGGGACCAGGCTAAGGAGGGGGAGAAAGAGCCTGAAGGTCAGCCTATGGCTAAATGGGAGCCAAGTGTTGAAGGGTACTTGAAGTTCTTGGTGGACAGCAAATTTGTATATGATACTCTGGAGAAGATTGTGGAAAAAGCCCCTTTTCCTGAGT ATGCTGAATTTAGGAATACGGGTCTGGAAAGGTCAGAAAGGCTGGCAAAGGATCTGGAATGGTTTAGGCAGCAGGGTCATGCCATTCCAGAGCCATCAGAACCTGGCCTCAACTATGCCCGCATTCTTGAAGAACTATCACAGAACGATCCTCAGGCGTTCCTTTGCCACTTTTACAACATATACTTTGCCCATTCAGCTGGAGGCCGCATGATTGGGAGAAAG GTAGCCGAGAAAATACTGAACAAGAAAGAGTTGGAGTTTTACAAATGGGATGGTGACCTTTCTCAGCTTCTGCAGAATGTTAGGGAGAAGCTGAACAAAGTTGCTGAT AGCTGGACCAGAGAGCAGAAGGACCACTGTCTCGAGGAGACAGAGAAGTCGTTCAAGCTCTCGGGAGATATTCTCCGTTTGATTCTCTCCTCGTAA